A window of the Cystobacter fuscus genome harbors these coding sequences:
- a CDS encoding serine/threonine-protein kinase gives MAPNAARDFGRYELVSKLASGGMAVTYRATMRGAAGVTKPVVIKQILPHFADDPAFVEMFISEARVAAALTHGNIAQVFDFGEIDGQYFLAMEFVHGQPLSKVLRRAQRAGLPSLPIPLALYIASQICDGLDYAHRHLDDNGEPLGLVHRDVSPDNVLISYEGQVKVIDFGIAKATSVVEGNTSPGMVKGKYPYFSTEQARGEQDLDARSDTFAVGVVLYEMLCGRRPYDGDFVTVLPKLLAGDYPRPSSLNPAIAPEVELVLATAMALEREQRYPTAQAFSEALREQLYSAWPRFSPSMASQLLGHLFAEDLAAEGRRVEVTPAFLEQLAEWQQQTSVGPRPASAGTGRPRSRPASDGEISGPMLSNPGARPPSSRSGSNGVARASQPGGVRPISSTTGRRVSSAGVVRVPAASPPREAPAPETMAGPLTDARVLESPNEPHDNTPLDIEVPSVTHITALEGTPGDPREQRARQEKEREEKQRRMVRQLSIPLFALALLGLLYLVFSPKKASEEEAAMRAPLWLTSTPPGATVKLNGKDVPGVTPLFVPDVPIYEASTFVLTLPGYRTWTKRFTPTAIDKPTLNAVFEPLEEQPPPQAAPPPEPAAAPEQPDLSRNEVDYPTRLFVLRPRYNAFVVDGLATASLELNPRVAYAVSTDGSASLAAGRGGGTGTLAYFAEGDDLPADESFGLLGPSTRTLKGVRRLHVFLLDDDLADNSGTVRVNLRQSQFVAPRSLTFDATRDALVLAPEQQFVLRGLNPDAIYMLTVRDDVAELRVGPTGRTRHVLCVESNQKSARRSHRLLESGKRFQVTGADTLRCAFPDVRVEDNAGAFEVDIVDVTEMSRKERADALRGPLR, from the coding sequence GTGGCCCCCAACGCAGCCCGGGACTTTGGCAGATACGAACTGGTGTCGAAGCTCGCGTCGGGCGGGATGGCGGTCACCTATCGCGCGACGATGAGGGGCGCGGCGGGGGTGACCAAGCCGGTGGTCATCAAGCAGATCCTCCCCCACTTCGCCGATGACCCCGCCTTCGTGGAGATGTTCATCAGCGAGGCGCGCGTGGCGGCGGCGCTCACCCACGGCAACATCGCCCAGGTCTTCGACTTCGGGGAGATCGACGGCCAGTACTTCCTGGCCATGGAGTTCGTGCACGGCCAGCCGCTGTCCAAGGTGCTGCGCCGCGCCCAGCGCGCGGGACTCCCGTCGCTGCCCATCCCCCTGGCGCTCTACATCGCCTCGCAGATCTGCGACGGGCTGGACTACGCGCACCGCCACCTGGACGACAACGGCGAGCCGCTGGGACTGGTGCACCGCGACGTGTCCCCGGACAACGTGCTCATCTCCTACGAGGGCCAGGTCAAGGTCATCGACTTCGGCATCGCCAAGGCGACGAGCGTGGTGGAGGGCAACACCTCGCCGGGCATGGTGAAGGGCAAGTACCCGTACTTCTCCACCGAGCAGGCCCGGGGCGAGCAGGACCTGGACGCGCGCTCGGACACGTTCGCCGTGGGCGTGGTGCTCTACGAGATGCTGTGCGGCCGCCGCCCCTATGACGGCGACTTCGTCACCGTGCTGCCGAAGCTGCTCGCCGGCGACTACCCCAGGCCCTCCTCGCTCAACCCCGCCATCGCCCCCGAGGTGGAGCTGGTCCTCGCCACGGCGATGGCGCTCGAGCGCGAGCAGCGCTACCCCACCGCCCAGGCCTTCTCCGAGGCGCTGCGCGAGCAGCTCTACTCCGCCTGGCCCCGCTTCTCGCCGAGCATGGCGTCGCAGTTGCTCGGCCACCTGTTCGCCGAGGATCTCGCGGCCGAGGGCCGCCGGGTGGAGGTGACGCCCGCCTTCCTCGAGCAGCTGGCCGAGTGGCAGCAACAGACGAGCGTGGGGCCCCGTCCGGCCTCGGCGGGCACCGGCCGTCCCCGCTCCAGGCCCGCGTCCGACGGGGAGATCAGCGGGCCGATGCTGAGCAACCCCGGCGCGCGCCCCCCGTCGTCGCGCTCCGGCTCCAATGGCGTGGCCCGCGCCTCGCAGCCAGGGGGGGTGCGCCCCATCAGCTCGACCACGGGGCGCAGGGTGTCGAGCGCGGGCGTCGTGCGCGTCCCCGCCGCATCCCCCCCCCGCGAGGCACCGGCCCCCGAGACGATGGCGGGCCCGCTGACGGACGCCCGCGTCCTCGAGAGCCCGAACGAGCCGCACGACAACACCCCCCTCGATATCGAGGTGCCGTCGGTCACCCACATCACGGCCCTGGAGGGCACCCCGGGCGATCCGCGCGAGCAACGGGCCCGCCAGGAGAAGGAGCGCGAGGAGAAGCAACGGCGCATGGTGCGCCAGCTCAGCATCCCGCTCTTCGCCCTGGCGCTGCTCGGCCTGCTCTACCTCGTCTTCTCGCCCAAGAAGGCCAGTGAAGAGGAAGCCGCCATGAGGGCCCCGTTGTGGCTCACCTCCACGCCGCCGGGCGCCACGGTGAAGCTCAACGGCAAGGACGTGCCCGGCGTCACGCCGCTCTTCGTGCCGGATGTGCCGATCTACGAGGCCAGCACCTTCGTGCTCACGCTGCCGGGCTACCGGACGTGGACCAAGCGCTTCACGCCCACGGCCATCGACAAACCCACCCTGAACGCGGTGTTCGAGCCACTCGAGGAGCAGCCCCCACCCCAGGCAGCGCCGCCCCCCGAGCCCGCTGCCGCGCCCGAGCAGCCCGATCTGTCGCGCAACGAGGTGGACTACCCGACGCGGCTGTTCGTCCTGCGCCCGCGCTACAACGCCTTCGTCGTGGACGGGCTCGCCACGGCCTCCCTCGAGCTCAACCCCCGGGTGGCCTACGCGGTCAGCACCGACGGCAGCGCCTCGCTGGCCGCCGGGCGGGGCGGGGGCACGGGCACGCTCGCCTACTTCGCCGAGGGCGATGACCTGCCCGCGGACGAGTCCTTCGGACTGCTCGGCCCGTCCACTCGCACGCTCAAGGGCGTGCGCCGGCTGCATGTCTTCCTGCTGGACGATGACCTGGCGGACAACAGCGGCACGGTGCGGGTGAACCTGCGCCAGTCCCAGTTCGTCGCGCCCCGCAGCCTCACCTTCGATGCCACCCGCGACGCGCTGGTGCTCGCCCCCGAGCAGCAGTTCGTCCTGCGCGGGCTCAACCCGGACGCCATCTACATGCTCACCGTGCGCGATGACGTCGCGGAGCTGCGCGTGGGCCCCACCGGCCGCACCCGCCACGTGTTGTGCGTGGAGAGCAACCAGAAGTCCGCCCGGCGCTCGCACCGCCTGCTCGAGTCGGGCAAGCGCTTCCAGGTGACGGGCGCGGACACCCTGCGCTGCGCCTTCCCGGATGTCCGCGTGGAAGACAACGCGGGCGCCTTCGAGGTGGACATCGTCGACGTCACCGAGATGTCCCGCAAGGAGCGCGCCGACGCCCTGCGCGGCCCCCTGCGCTGA